A region of Eschrichtius robustus isolate mEscRob2 chromosome 19, mEscRob2.pri, whole genome shotgun sequence DNA encodes the following proteins:
- the CEACAM16 gene encoding carcinoembryonic antigen-related cell adhesion molecule 16 — translation MVLTRCSWLLLSAAFLSAGAEITITPEPAQPAEGDNVTLAVQGLSGELLAYNWYAGPTLSLSYLVASYIVSTGDETPGPAHTGREAVRPDGGLDIQGALPGHSGTYILQTLNRQFQTEVGYGRLQVYEILAQPVVMTNSTALVERRDTLRLTCSSPSPAEVRWFFNGDTLPIAVRLGLSPDGRVLTRHGIRREEAGAYQCEVWNPVSVSRSEPINLTVYFGPERVAILQDSTTRTGCTIKVDFNTSLTLWCVSRSCPEPEYMWVFNGRALKNGQDHLNISSMTAAQEGTYTCIAKNPKTLLSGSASVVVKLSAAAVAMTIVPMPTRPMEGQDVTLTVQGYPKDLLVYAWYRGPASEPNRLLSQLPSGNWIAGPAHTGREVGFANCSLLVQKLNLTDAGRYTLKTVTLQGKTETLEVELQVARTSGEGQGEKKQQEAGDLNRLRTPSALSLSPSKPPWAERRHPLPPVWAQSHFSTGRKAAGEWEGLGPPSSATS, via the exons CCGCTTTCCTGAGCGCGGGGGCCGAGATCACTATCACCCCCGAGCCTGCCCAGCCAGCCGAGGGCGACAACGTCACACTGGCTGTCCAAGGGCTTTCAGGGGAGCTGCTTGCCTACAACTGGTATGCGGGGCCCACGCTCAGTCTGTCTTACCTGGTGGCCAGCTACATCGTAAGCACAGGCGATGAGACCCCTGGCCCGGCCCACACGGGGCGGGAGGCTGTGCGCCCCGACGGCGGCCTGGACATCCAGGGCGCCCTGCCCGGGCACTCGGGCACCTACATCCTGCAGACTCTCAACAGGCAATTTCAGACGGAGGTGGGCTACGGACGCTTGCAGGTCTATG AGATCCTGGCCCAGCCTGTGGTCATGACCAACAGCACGGCGTTGGTGGAGCGCCGGGACACCCTGCGCCTGACATGCAGCAGCCCCAGCCCCGCCGAGGTCCGCTGGTTCTTCAACGGCGACACCCTGCCCATCGCCGTCCGCCTTGGCCTGTCCCCTGACGGCCGGGTGCTGACCCGGCACGGCATCCGCAGGGAGGAGGCCGGAGCCTACCAGTGTGAGGTCTGGAACCCGGTCAGTGTCAGCCGCAGCGAGCCCATCAACCTGACCGTGTACT TTGGCCCAGAACGCGTGGCCATCCTCCAGGATTCCACTACCCGCACGGGCTGCACCATCAAAGTCGATTTCAACACATCTCTCACGCTGTGGTGCGTGTCCCGGTCCTGCCCGGAGCCTGAGTACATGTGGGTCTTCAACGGGCGGGCATTAAAGAATGGCCAAGACCACCTCAACATCAGTAGCATGACGGCAGCCCAGGAGGGCACATACACGTGTATTGCTAAGAACCCCAAGACCCTGCTGTCTGGATCTGCCTCAGTGGTGGTCAAACTCTCTG CGGCTGCGGTCGCCATGACAATCGTGCCGATGCCGACCAGGCCGATGGAGGGCCAGGACGTGACACTGACCGTACAGGGCTACCCCAAGGATCTGCTGGTCTATGCCTGGTACCGCGGGCCTGCCTCCGAGCCCAATCGGCTGCTCAGCCAACTGCCGTCGGGGAACTGGATCGCAGGCCCCGCGCACACAGGCCGGGAGGTGGGCTTCGCCAACTGCTCGCTGCTGGTGCAGAAGCTGAACCTCACCGACGCCGGCCGCTACACACTCAAGACCGTCACGCTGCAGGGCAAGACTGAGACGCTGGAAGTGGAGCTGCAGGTGGCCC GGACGTCTGGGGAAGGACAAGGGGAGAAGAAGCAGCAGGAGGCAGGAGATCTGAACAG ACTCAGAACCCCCAGCGCCCTCTCTCTCAGCCCCTCCAAGCCCCCGTGGGCCGAGCGCAGACACCCCCTTCCCCCTGTCTGGGCCCAGAGCCATTTCTCCACCGGCCGCAAGGCAGCCGGGGAGTGGGAGGGCCTCGGGCCGCCGTCCAGCGCTACTTCCTAG
- the BCL3 gene encoding B-cell lymphoma 3 protein isoform X2, giving the protein MPRCPAGTMDEGPVDLRTRPKAAGPPGAALPLRKRPLRAPSPEPAAPRGAAGPVVPPDPLRGGSDTPAVPAPRHGLARPEAIYYQGPLLSLYPTPTMGSPFPLLNLPTPLYPMVCSMEHPLSADIAMATHADEDGDTPLHIAVVQGNLPAVHRLVNLFQHGGRELDIYNNLRQTPLHLAVITTLPSVVRLLVMAGASPMALDRHGQTAAHLACEHRSPACLRALLDSAAGGTMDLEARNYDGLTALHVAVNTECQEAVLLLLEHGADIDAVDIKSGRSPLIHAVENNSLSMVQLLLQHGANVNAQMYSGSSALHSASGRGLLPLVRTLVRSGADSGLKNCHNDTPLMVARSRRVIDILRGKATRPAPACQPEPSPDRSATTSPESSSRLSSNGLLSASPPSSPSQSPPKDPPGFPMVPPNFFLPASSPPTFLPYAGVLRAPGRPVPPSPAPGGS; this is encoded by the exons ATGCCCCGATGCCCCGCGGGGACCATGGACGAGGGGCCCGTGGACCTGCGTACCCGGCCCAAGGCCGCCGGACCCCCAGGCGCCGCGCTGCCGCTCCGCAAGCGCCCTCTGCGCGCGCCCTCCCCGGAGCCCGCCGCCCCCCGCGGCGCTGCGGGCCCCGTCGTCCCCCCGGATCCCCTCCGCGGTGGCTCAGACACGCCAGCGGTGCCTGCGCCCCGCCACGGCCTGGCCCGGCCAGAAGCAATTTACTACCAGG GACCTTTACTGTCCCTGTACCCCACCCCGACAATGGGCTCCCCCTTTCCTCTGCTGAACCTGCCTACACCCCTGTACCCCATGGTGTGCTCCATGGAACACCCCCTGTCGGCTGACATCGCCATGGCCACCCATGCGGATGAGGACGGAGACAC GCCACTCCACATTGCAGTGGTGCAGGGCAATCTGCCAGCTGTGCATCGGCTAGTCAACCTCTTCCAGCATGGCGGCCGGGAGCTGGATATCTACAACAACCTCCGGCAG ACACCGCTACACCTGGCTGTGATCACCACTTTGCCGTCTGTGGTCCGGCTCCTGGTGATGGCCGGTGCCAGCCCCATGGCACTGGACCGCCACGGCCAGACGGCAGCCCACCTAGCTTGCGAGCACCGCAGCCCGGCCTGCCTGCGGGCCCTGCTGGACAGCGCGGCCGGGGGCACCATGGACCTGGAGGCCCGCAATTACGACG GGCTCACCGCCCTGCACGTGGCCGTGAACACCGAGTGCCAAGAAGCGGTGCTGCTCTTGCTGGAGCACGGCGCGGACATCGACGCGGTG GACATTAAGAGTGGCCGCTCCCCACTCATCCACGCCGTGGAAAACAACAGCCTTAGCATGGTGCAGCTGCTGCTACAG CACGGCGCCAACGTGAACGCGCAGATGTACTCGGGCAGCTCGGCGCTGCACTCGGCGTCAGGCCGCGGGCTCCTCCCGCTCGTGCGCACGCTGGTCCGCAGCGGCGCCGACAGCGGCCTCAAGAACTGCCACAACGACACGCCGCTCATGGTGGCGCGCAGCCGCCGG GTCATCGACATCCTGAGAGGGAAGGCCACACGGCCTGCTCCTGCATGCCAGCCAGAGCCCTCCCCTGACCGGAGTGCCACCACCTCCCCTGAGAGCAGCAGCCGCCTCAGCTCCAATG GTCTTCTGTCCGCATCACCACCCTCCTCGCCCTCCCAGTCTCCCCCCAAGGACCCCCCTGGATTCCCCATGGTTCCCCCCAATTTTTTCCTTCCTGCCTCATCTCCACCGACCTTCCTGCCCTATGCTGGGGTCCTCCGAGCCCCTGGCCGGCCggtgcccccctccccagctccaggaGGTAGCTGA
- the BCL3 gene encoding B-cell lymphoma 3 protein isoform X1 produces the protein MPRCPAGTMDEGPVDLRTRPKAAGPPGAALPLRKRPLRAPSPEPAAPRGAAGPVVPPDPLRGGSDTPAVPAPRHGLARPEAIYYQGPLLSLYPTPTMGSPFPLLNLPTPLYPMVCSMEHPLSADIAMATHADEDGDTPLHIAVVQGNLPAVHRLVNLFQHGGRELDIYNNLRQTPLHLAVITTLPSVVRLLVMAGASPMALDRHGQTAAHLACEHRSPACLRALLDSAAGGTMDLEARNYDGLTALHVAVNTECQEAVLLLLEHGADIDAVDIKSGRSPLIHAVENNSLSMVQLLLQHGANVNAQMYSGSSALHSASGRGLLPLVRTLVRSGADSGLKNCHNDTPLMVARSRRVIDILRGKATRPAPACQPEPSPDRSATTSPESSSRLSSNGEKPAPNFQQPSSALPQSPGVGVPSPLLPGSSLSLPSPLVSLLFPQVFCPHHHPPRPPSLPPRTPLDSPWFPPIFSFLPHLHRPSCPMLGSSEPLAGRCPPPQLQEVAERDGGADLGLMRRDLTALWGQPSWKL, from the exons ATGCCCCGATGCCCCGCGGGGACCATGGACGAGGGGCCCGTGGACCTGCGTACCCGGCCCAAGGCCGCCGGACCCCCAGGCGCCGCGCTGCCGCTCCGCAAGCGCCCTCTGCGCGCGCCCTCCCCGGAGCCCGCCGCCCCCCGCGGCGCTGCGGGCCCCGTCGTCCCCCCGGATCCCCTCCGCGGTGGCTCAGACACGCCAGCGGTGCCTGCGCCCCGCCACGGCCTGGCCCGGCCAGAAGCAATTTACTACCAGG GACCTTTACTGTCCCTGTACCCCACCCCGACAATGGGCTCCCCCTTTCCTCTGCTGAACCTGCCTACACCCCTGTACCCCATGGTGTGCTCCATGGAACACCCCCTGTCGGCTGACATCGCCATGGCCACCCATGCGGATGAGGACGGAGACAC GCCACTCCACATTGCAGTGGTGCAGGGCAATCTGCCAGCTGTGCATCGGCTAGTCAACCTCTTCCAGCATGGCGGCCGGGAGCTGGATATCTACAACAACCTCCGGCAG ACACCGCTACACCTGGCTGTGATCACCACTTTGCCGTCTGTGGTCCGGCTCCTGGTGATGGCCGGTGCCAGCCCCATGGCACTGGACCGCCACGGCCAGACGGCAGCCCACCTAGCTTGCGAGCACCGCAGCCCGGCCTGCCTGCGGGCCCTGCTGGACAGCGCGGCCGGGGGCACCATGGACCTGGAGGCCCGCAATTACGACG GGCTCACCGCCCTGCACGTGGCCGTGAACACCGAGTGCCAAGAAGCGGTGCTGCTCTTGCTGGAGCACGGCGCGGACATCGACGCGGTG GACATTAAGAGTGGCCGCTCCCCACTCATCCACGCCGTGGAAAACAACAGCCTTAGCATGGTGCAGCTGCTGCTACAG CACGGCGCCAACGTGAACGCGCAGATGTACTCGGGCAGCTCGGCGCTGCACTCGGCGTCAGGCCGCGGGCTCCTCCCGCTCGTGCGCACGCTGGTCCGCAGCGGCGCCGACAGCGGCCTCAAGAACTGCCACAACGACACGCCGCTCATGGTGGCGCGCAGCCGCCGG GTCATCGACATCCTGAGAGGGAAGGCCACACGGCCTGCTCCTGCATGCCAGCCAGAGCCCTCCCCTGACCGGAGTGCCACCACCTCCCCTGAGAGCAGCAGCCGCCTCAGCTCCAATGGTGAGAAACCGGCTCCCAACTTCCAGCAGCCCAGCTCCGCCCTCCCTCAGAGCCCAGGAGTGGGGGTCCCCAGCCCCCTTCTCCCTGGATCCAGCCTCTCGCTGCCCTCACCCCTcgtctctcttctcttcccacaGGTCTTCTGTCCGCATCACCACCCTCCTCGCCCTCCCAGTCTCCCCCCAAGGACCCCCCTGGATTCCCCATGGTTCCCCCCAATTTTTTCCTTCCTGCCTCATCTCCACCGACCTTCCTGCCCTATGCTGGGGTCCTCCGAGCCCCTGGCCGGCCggtgcccccctccccagctccaggaGGTAGCTGAGAGGGATGGGGGGGCAGATCTCGGACTCATGAGGAGGGACCTCACTGCCCTATGGGGTCAGCCCTCCTGGAAACTGTGA